In one Magallana gigas chromosome 9, xbMagGiga1.1, whole genome shotgun sequence genomic region, the following are encoded:
- the LOC105323049 gene encoding uncharacterized protein: MKSIFIFVLFCASGWQCVTSHLCLVTPMQRGEMDITHSGSATCFRHGAPCGGQNASSGPYETYTGGQQVFIKWLQNFNHYEIGFPGYMDVSLAPYNSDDWQVLAFAPDEYVYNQDHQQNYTAFVVLPNKECEHCVLRARYESHKAGEQTFYQCADITIKKSEDDVSRSRDPDTALLQHAEYEKAYKKYNVITQGTGNDVNYDVSLRGFAYSPFDQDVMFIVNVTLDGRIHPFGKFNFRVDSAKKYRSWHEKEATRKPPASGFVLDSLVTVNYWNNLVVMYNSEGDYDKPTPMLAEFDTHQGTMQTSEIADFDGSPINALLSNLNDTYYTFSIENAGSKGYNFVVGQLYLIKNTLPYRFRKLISSGPEPLYVNYQWAELDVERQQLFVLMGNENTPNKLLAKLYTYDLKKMVLSSVVDLSVEMNAYMSFHYYRKTGMIYAVSPGIFYTLRYPRYDLIEVNPTTGKVTRSTKISDWGYFRGYFGGAVFDGLDQDTGILYHVMSMQDTNADVIASIDVTSGKVTFSQMMNLKHVHNLALTNNKFLKSRT; the protein is encoded by the exons ATGAAATCGATTTTCATATTCGTTTTATTTTGTGCGTCTGGCTGGCAGTGTGTGACGTCACACCTATGTCTGGTCACCCCTATGCAACGAGGAGAAATGGACATCACACAT AGTGGAAGTGCGACCTGTTTCCGGCACGGTGCCCCCTGTGGGGGTCAGAATGCAAGCAGTGGTCCATATGAAACATACACCGGGGGTCAGCAGGTTTTCATCAAGTGGCTACAAAATTTCAACCACTACGAAATCGGGTTTCCAG GGTACATGGACGTATCCTTGGCCCCTTACAACTCCGATGATTGGCAGGTGTTGGCCTTTGCTCCGGATGAGTATGTATATAATCAAGATCACCAGCAAAACTATACAGCATTTGTG GTCTTGCCTAACAAAGAATGCGAGCACTGCGTCCTACGGGCACGATACGAGTCTCACAAAGCAGGAGAGCAGACATTCTATCAGTGCGCCGACATCACCATAAAGAAATCGGAGGATGACGTCAGCAGATCACGTGACCCAGACACCGCTCTTTTACAGCACGCGGAGTATGAGAAGGCCTACAAAAAGTACAACGTCATCACTCAAGGCACCGGAAATGACGTTAATTATGACGTGTCACTGAGAGGGTTCGCTTACTCTCCGTTTGACCAGGACGTGATGTTCATTGTGAATGTAACTCTAGATGGACGAATCCACCCGTTTGGAAAGTTTAACTTCCGCGTCGACTCGGCCAAAAAATATAGGTCATGGCACGAAAAAGAGGCTACAAGAAAACCACCGGCGTCAGGCTTTGTTCTTGATTCTTTAGTGACTGTGAATTACTGGAATAACTTAGTTGTTATGTACAACTCTGAGGGGGACTATGATAAGCCTACCCCCATGCTTGCCGAATTTGACACCCACCAGGGAACAATGCAGACATCTGAGATTGCAGATTTTGACGGAAGTCCGATCAATGCTTTGCTGTCCAATCTTAACGACACTTACTATACCTTCAGCATTGAAAATGCGGGCTCAAAAG GTTATAATTTCGTTGTTGGGCAGCTTTATTTGATCAAAAACACTCTACCGTATCGGTTCCGGAAGTTGATTTCCAGCGGACCGGAACCACTGTATGTCAACTACCAATGGGCGGAGCTGGATGTGGAGCGACAGCAATTATTTGTCCTGATGGGCAACGAAAACACCCCGAACAAATTGCTCGCAAAGCTCTACACCTACGACCTTAAAAAGAT GGTTCTTTCCAGCGTCGTAGATCTCTCCGTTGAGATGAACGCATACATGAGTTTCCACTATTACAGAAAAACTG GTATGATATACGCGGTGTCCCCTGGGATTTTCTACACACTCCGGTACCCTCGCTACGATCTTATTGAGGTCAACCCAACAACAGGAAAAGTAACTCGATCAACTAAAATCTCCGATTGGG gtTATTTTCGGGGGTACTTTGGAGGAGCCGTGTTTGATGGTCTGGACCAAGATACGGGCATTCTGTACCACGTGATGAGTATGCAGGACACTAATGCTGATGTCATCGCTAGTATTGACGTCACCAGCGGGAAAGTGACATTTTCACAGATGATGAATCTTAAGCACGTGCATAACCTTGCACTCACAAACAATAAATTCTTGAAGTCTCGAACTTGA
- the LOC105323050 gene encoding 3-oxoacyl-[acyl-carrier-protein] reductase FabG gives MASGLGNLSGKVALITGASSGIGAATAVLMSKLGASLALTGRKEENLKKVGEQCGNKPLLIPGDLVKEDDTKRILETAVQHFGKLNILVNCAGIIELGSIENTSLDQYDRLFNVNVRSIYYLTMLAVPHLIQTKGSIVNVSSVNGIRSFPNVLAYNMSKSALDQFTRCTALELAPKQVRVNSVNPGVTVTELQKRGGLDEEAYAKFLERSKETHALGRPGQPEEVARAIAFLASDDSSYITGASLPVDGGRHAMCPR, from the exons ATGGCTTCGGGTTTGGGAAATTTAAGTGGCAAAGTTGCCCTTATAACAG GTGCCAGTTCCGGAATCGGAGCAGCTACTGCGGTGTTGATGTCCAAGCTAGGAGCGAGTTTGGCGCTGACTGGTAGGAAAGAGGAAAATCTGAAGAAAGTCGGAGAGCAGTGTGGCAATAAG CCGTTATTGATTCCTGGGGACCTCGTCAAGGAAGATGACACCAAACGAATTTTGGAGACGGCCGTACAACATTTTGGAAAACTCaacattttg GTGAATTGTGCTGGCATCATAGAGTTGGGTAGTATAGAAAACACCTCCTTAGACCAGTACGATCGACTCTTCAACGTCAACGTCAG GAGCATTTACTACCTGACTATGCTGGCAGTTCCTCACCTGATCCAGACCAAAGGCAGCATTGTAAATGTATCCAGTGTCAATGGCATCAGATCC tttcccAATGTCTTAGCGTACAACATGTCCAAAAGTGCCCTTGATCAGTTTACTCGCTGCACAGCTCTTG AACTTGCACCAAAACAAGTCAGGGTCAACAGTGTAAA TCCAGGTGTAACGGTCACTGAGCTACAGAAGAGGGGTGGTCTTGATGAGGAGGCATATGCTAAG TTCTTGGAGCGGTCTAAAGAAACGCACGCACTTGGTCGGCCCGGGCAACCGGAAGAGGTAGCCAGGGCAATCGCCTTCCTTGCCTCCGACGATTCGTCGTACATAACTGGAGCGTCACTTCCGGTTGATGGTGGTCGCCATGCAATGTGTCCAAGATAA